The proteins below come from a single Tissierella sp. MB52-C2 genomic window:
- a CDS encoding flagellin, producing MRINNNIPALNTHRLLNINTEGLQKSLERLSSGKRINRASDDAAGLAISEKMEAQIRGLRQASRNSLDGVSLIQTAEGALNEVHEMIQRMRELSVQGANGIYEDGDLEAIANEIKQLTEQIDKIANDTEFNGISLLKGDLDGGGNTDLRLQIGANESQFIEVDMSTVKVDPNTLGIEDIIKEDSKSEDYEKAIEKYNDAIEQVSKMRSKLGAIQNRLEHTIKNVDNTAENLTASKSRIADLDMAQEMSEFTKLNILQQAGTSMLSQANQLPQMVLQLLQR from the coding sequence ATGAGAATTAATAATAATATACCAGCATTAAATACTCATAGACTACTAAATATCAATACAGAAGGATTACAAAAATCATTAGAAAGACTTTCATCAGGTAAGAGAATTAACAGAGCATCAGACGATGCAGCAGGCCTTGCCATATCAGAAAAAATGGAGGCACAAATAAGAGGACTAAGACAAGCTTCAAGAAACTCCTTAGACGGAGTATCTCTAATTCAAACGGCAGAAGGAGCATTAAATGAAGTACATGAAATGATTCAAAGAATGAGAGAGTTAAGTGTACAAGGAGCAAATGGCATTTATGAGGATGGAGATTTAGAGGCCATAGCGAACGAGATAAAACAATTGACAGAGCAAATTGACAAGATAGCTAATGATACTGAGTTTAATGGAATATCCTTATTAAAAGGTGATTTAGATGGAGGCGGAAATACGGATTTACGACTTCAAATAGGAGCTAATGAAAGTCAATTTATTGAAGTAGATATGAGTACTGTAAAGGTAGATCCTAATACATTAGGTATAGAAGACATCATAAAGGAAGATTCTAAATCAGAAGATTACGAGAAAGCCATTGAAAAATACAATGATGCTATAGAACAGGTATCTAAAATGCGTTCAAAACTTGGTGCAATCCAGAATAGATTAGAGCATACAATAAAAAATGTAGACAATACAGCTGAAAATTTAACTGCATCAAAGTCTAGAATAGCGGATTTAGATATGGCACAGGAAATGAGCGAATTTACAAAGTTAAATATTTTACAACAGGCAGGTACAAGTATGTTAAGCCAGGCAAATCAGCTGCCGCAAATGGTGCTTCAACTATTACAGAGATAG